In Scophthalmus maximus strain ysfricsl-2021 chromosome 5, ASM2237912v1, whole genome shotgun sequence, the sequence TATATtcatgtatttaatatttataaagtATATAATGTTGCAGACCTTTGTCCCCTTAGTGTATTTGCAGgtttatcgtgtgtgtgtgtgtgtgtgtgtgtgtgtgtgtgtgtgtgtggccggcCTCCTCTCAATCTTACCTGGAAGTCCTGCCCCAGCTCGTACACCACCCCCCGGTACTCGCAGCCGATCTTCTCGCACCTGGGGCAGCAGTCGGTGGGGTAGTGGCTCACATGGATGCACGCGGCCGGCAGAGAGGTGCACTCGGTGCGGGCACACGCGGAGCCCTCGGCGGTGCACTCGCACTGGGTGCAGTGGTCCGAGTCCAGGAAGTACCACTCCCCGACGTAGTAGATGCTGCCGTTGGCCTCGCAGGTGCTCTCCTGTTGTCCGGCCACCGAGAAGCCGAACCCGGCCCGCGCGCAAAGCAGCAGTGCCCAGACGGCCGCGCGTAAAGTCCTGCGGCGCGCCGCGCAGAGGCGCTCAGGCAGAACCATGACGTATACCTTGTCCgaaacaaaacactgctgaGAATGAAGAGAAGTGCAACGTCCACTGGGATCCGGCGGGGGTCTGTTGGCTTAACTCTTTCAGTTTCTTACATTGTTCTTGAATTTGGCCCCGTGTGCTCCTTCCCTCAGCGGTCTGGCGGGGCTGCGCACACTTCgactggggaggaggaggaggaggagggggataaAGAGGGAGAGTTTTAGAATCACTGCCTCTTTGGGAGTGAGAGTTCTCACGACAGGCTCAGCTGAAGTCTGTCCCCTCCCATACTTTAACATCTTTGAATAGATTTTTGCAGGAGCACAGGTGTGTTGCcaatagtttatttatttaaaataaaagaaacattgtAGTTTGGACATGTGTCTACCTTTAATGTGTTGCACTTGTATATATCCATgcattcaaattaattttaataaaaacaaaagcatctgAGATGTTTAGAGTAACACGTCGATCTCGCGATATCTCCCCTTAGCAACGGGGATGTT encodes:
- the zgc:113531 gene encoding von Willebrand factor C domain-containing protein 2-like, which codes for MVLPERLCAARRRTLRAAVWALLLCARAGFGFSVAGQQESTCEANGSIYYVGEWYFLDSDHCTQCECTAEGSACARTECTSLPAACIHVSHYPTDCCPRCEKIGCEYRGVVYELGQDFQPSECEQCTCDSDGIARCLVADCAPPPCVNPVYEPGKCCPECKEGPNCYVDGSRGQVIPAGEPVWVDPCTKCRCHDGQDAGYWEGNRLATCSRLKNCTPPEPPSTRQN